A window from Schistosoma haematobium chromosome 1, whole genome shotgun sequence encodes these proteins:
- a CDS encoding hypothetical protein (SECRETED:SignalP(1-22)) produces the protein MYPNRWLIIWIIIYCHILMNFSANGTINGSTNNNLRVYNIISTTLNDINNNNSQMINSTNSTGTYKYLYNNLKHYFLTWYLPTVIILGIVGTVFCLVFLFLSRLFPQNMLIWLVSICFGDFFILSLEGIWMLLKVWYNYDIRDNNNFICVLHTSLSNYFFYWSAYMQSMLSLQRAYSIIRPLRARNSGPKLICLFRLWFLISICLILPILPYPLYWRVINGDCDPTNTDLYHVTTLNDFIIWGLIPLIGMTSSTVIICWNIFRLRKCFREATSSVCLHENEQKRKSSASRISALVYYLRTDDISGNFRKRSNSLSVSESALNLQMKSQCEILPKIYKPVSVHNLIDHTSRCNPKFHSQAIIRSTNPFNTRRDFATRCKALSFDQITNCVRPIRNPGYRHGATDNVGHVTRLLVCMNIWYMSSTYPLIVYLILLNFVLTNVDRDVHKFMYYLSRSLCFLNACSNWIFYCASGRLFRSRIHQIILRFMCRIRFRHRSRNSVPIPPDYTNHFKNQFFLNTSKNVHHPRVSPFFKYFSETRKISMRLNKNHGGNKINNMMHPNMEFIDNFGGHLLNSSFETVKNQKTENSTAKDISFMHNSSGKYSNNCFPLGYQCFCNLFPCSLKAFSKPSDSNKHLSVKPYPNVEKLQKDGNGSEEQNVLLGCNGCFTGFCCWRFWWYGLMAGCIKRIPNTIETVTDSDQNHSVQVLTGISTSSSVYDSCDLHRRHSEFALNNLNYKYCTHYRSTEKFRELEPKRKLELDLAIQNTFDAQINQKLHEIAKSCPSSRSFTTPNNAIRSIIDKDKSVVDYTHSDITLPKQIIPKCFCYISSQGNRKFNYNLCQYHRDFNSSCRHHHSHHQHFWPLNSSHLHYPSNRPNTFIDRYRKNYQLPSSSNHTFSDVEVNSSTKNDSIFST, from the coding sequence ATGTATCCCAACAGATGGCTAATTATTTGGATTATAATCTATTgtcatattttaatgaatttttcaGCAAATGGAACTATTAATGGATCCACTAACAACAATTTAAGAGTTTACAATATAATATCTACAACACTTAATGacattaacaataataactcTCAAATGATTAACTCTACGAATTCAACTGGAACATATAAATActtatataataatttaaaacattattttctAACATGGTATCTACCTACAGTAATTATTTTAGGAATTGTTGGCACTGTATTCTGTTTAGTATTTCTATTTTTGTCAAGATTATTTCCACAGAATATGTTGATTTGGTTAGTTAGTATATGTTTTGGAGATTTTTTTATACTCTCCTTGGAAGGTATATGGATGTTATTAAAAGTTTGGTATAATTATGATATAcgtgataataataactttatttGTGTATTACATACAAGcttatcaaattattttttctattgGTCGGCTTATATGCAAAGTATGTTGTCATTACAACGAGCATATTCAATTATCAGACCACTACGTGCTAGAAATAGTGGTCCAAAACTGATATGTCTTTTTCGTCTATGGTTTTTGATATCTATCTGTCTTATATTACCAATTCTCCCTTATCCATTATATTGGCGAGTTATCAATGGTGACTGTGATCCAACAAATACAGATCTATATCATGTTACAACATTGAACGATTTTATTATCTGGGGTTTAATTCCACTAATTGGTATGACATCGTCTACAGTCATAATATGTTGGAACATTTTTCGATTGCGAAAATGTTTTCGTGAAGCAACCTCTTCAGTTTGTTTACATGAAAATGAACAAAAGAGAAAGTCTAGTGCATCCAGGATCAGTGCATTGGTTTACTACTTGAGAACAGATGATATATCTGGGAATTTTCGTAAACGTTCAAATTCTCTATCAGTTTCTGAATCTGCACtaaatttgcaaatgaaatctCAATGTGAAATTCTACCTAAGATTTATAAACCTGTATCTGTTCACAACTTAATCGATCACACATCAAGGTGCAACCCAAAATTTCACTCTCAAGCAATCATTAGATCAACAAATCCTTTCAATACACGAAGAGATTTTGCAACAAGGTGTAAAGCATTATCATTTGACCAGATTACCAATTGTGTAAGACCTATTCGTAACCCAGGTTACCGCCATGGTGCAACAGATAATGTAGGTCATGTGACACGACTTTTGGTATGTATGAATATTTGGTATATGTCTAGTACATATCCACtaattgtttatttgatattaTTAAATTTTGTGCTAACAAATGTTGATCGTGATGTTCACAAATTCATGTATTACTTATCAAGAAGTTTATGTTTTTTAAATGCATGTTCAAACTGGATATTTTATTGTGCATCAGGACGATTATTCCGTTCGCGCATACATCAAATAATACTGCGTTTCATGTGTCGGATACGGTTCCGTCACAGAAGTCGAAATTCTGTTCCAATACCACCAGACTATACAAATCATTTCAAAAACCAATTTTTCTTGAATACGTCAAAAAATGTGCACCATCCACGTGTCAGtccattttttaaatatttcagtgAAACAAGGAAAATCAGCATGCGTTTAAATAAGAATCATGGTGGtaacaaaatcaataatatgATGCATCCGAATATGGAGTTTATCGATAATTTTGGAGGACACTTACTCAATAGTTCTTTTGAGACAGTAAAAAACCAAAAAACTGAGAATTCAACTGCTAAGGATATTAGTTTCATGCATAATTCGTCAGGGAAATATTCAAATAACTGTTTCCCTTTAGGCTACCAGTgcttttgtaatttatttcctTGCTCACTAAAAGCTTTTAGTAAACCTTCcgattcaaataaacatttatcagTTAAACCTTATCCAAACGTGGAAAAGTTACAAAAAGATGGAAATGGAAGTGAAGAGCAAAATGTTTTACTTGGGTGTAACGGATGTTTTACAGGGTTCTGTTGTTGGAGGTTTTGGTGGTATGGTTTGATGGCCGGATGTATCAAACGCATACCCAATACAATTGAAACTGTCACAGATAGCGACCAAAATCATTCTGTTCAAGTCCTTACAGGAATATCAACTTCATCATCAGTGTATGATAGCTGTGATTTGCATCGACGCCATTCAGAATTTGCTTTAAACAACTTAAATTACAAATACTGTACGCACTATCGATCCACAGAAAAATTTCGTGAACTTGAACCAAAAAGGAAGCTAGAGTTGGATTTAGCCATTCAAAATACATTTGATGCACAGATAAATCAAAAGCTGCATGAAATTGCAAAATCATGCCCATCTAGTAGGTCATTTACTACTCCCAATAATGCGATACGTTCAATAATTGACAAAGATAAATCTGTTGTTGATTACACCCATTCTGACATAACATTGCCTAAACAGATAATTccaaaatgtttttgttacataTCATCGCAAGGTAATCgtaaatttaattataatttgtgCCAATACCACCGAGATTTTAATTCATCCTGCCGTCATCATCATAGTCATCATCAACATTTTTGGCCACTAAACAGTTCACATTTACATTATCCATCAAATCGTCCAAATACATTCATAGATCGCTATCGGAAAAATTATCAATTACCATCTTCTTCTAACCATACTTTTAGTGATGTTGAAGTTAATTCTTCCACTAAAAATGACAGTATTTTTAGTACTTAA